CAATGGTTCAGTGTGGATTTCTACTCTGTGTTTACGTGCACATTTTCCCGCTGTAATGACATCGGATGACAAGTCACGTATATGTGTCTTCATTGGTTTCTTGCGAGCTGGAAGCAGTCCAAAGCGGAAGTGCTCTTTCCCCAAACAGCAACAACAAAGTTACAATGTATCCATTCGATCATCAGATTGGCAGTTTCAGAATGTTGTCCATTGTTTTGTCAATGGCTAAGggctattatatatatatatatatatatatatatatatatatatatatatatatatatgcatgttttATAATGGGAAATAATGGACACCACAGTGCATTATTTTTTAATAAAGATATGCCTACATTATTATGACCATTTATGTGTATACACACAAAGTAGGTATATGCACAAGGCGATGTTATTATGTATGTAATCTTTATTTATGCAAACTAATTATGCCCTTTATCCTGCATGAAAGACAACACAAAAAACTGTACAAAACAAATCGCAGGTAGGTTATGCTCCTGTCCAAAACTAGGCCTCACATGGCTCCAATGACAACTGGACAGCACAATAgcatatacagtaggactaccAATAAAGTGCTCTTGCGTAGTGTCCTCCTTTATATCACACTATTTAAGGTTAATGTTTTGATATCCCATAGCCCAATGATGTAGGCAGGGCCTAGGCTAAAGGGAGAAATAGGCTTGGCCTAATTCTATAGAATTCTAAATAATGGCAGAATATTGCCCTGATGAAAAATGCATGTAGGCTATACTTCGTCCAGGGTTATTACTAAATGTAATTATTTGTGTCCATAATAAAGAAGGCTAATGCTAAAAGCAGTGTTCACATATAAAGGGGGGACGGTGGAGGGGAGGGCGAACTAGTGTGGAGATATAAGAGTTCGGGCTGTTGGCTGGGGCAGTTGTCGAGAGGTAGGCTATTGTAATTGTGTTACAAACCGAAAAAAACTATGAAATCCGCCGTCGCAGCTGCCGAAACAACGGTAGCATGGTAGCTTTGGACTGGGGTTTGCAAGACGAGCGCCGATATCTACACGTTACTGCAATTTTAACACCGAATTACTTATCCCCCTGATCGAGTCGGGTAAACCACCGTCCGAGATGGGGAAGGAGGTTAATGGTGTTTCGCGGAGCCGGTTTGAGGTGAGTTTATAATATAGGAGATTGATAGATGACAATTATTTTTGATTGGTGTTATGGTGTTTGTTAAACTGCGTCCATGGTTGCGCACCGATGCAGCTTCCGCAGTCAGTGTTTGGATTAGGGCAAACATGTTGTTTTCAAGTATCGACAATATTTCTTCAATAGCCTACCAGAATGTACAATTATTAAATGGGGTTATAGTTTCACATTTTGTGTTTATAAAGCATTCATAGGTTTCCGGGctgattaaaaaaaattgtggaGCCTATCCGAGCTTTCTCTTTGTGCCGTCAAAACAAAGACAATGGCACAAATACAGACTTTTAGGCTTCACACTGATACGAAGCCCTATATTTCCCATCGTTttataaacataaaatgtgctaataTTCGGGCCTACTTCATCCTACTGTGTGACTGAGTTATTTCACAGAGTTGGAGAATTGGAATGTTGTCTTTGATCAGCTAGGGTTCTGTTGTGTAGACTCATGGCCGCTGCGGGTTGATTCTGCTACAGATGGGCCATTCGCTCGGCCACGACTCGGCTTGTCCACCACCACACCGAATATCAACAGCAAATGCAACAATATATAACTGTTTTTCAAATCATACAGGCTATGATTTCCCTATAGATGTTTACGTTGACAGAAGCCCGATGTTTTTTTTATGCAAGCGATCGTTATTCAACGTTGTGGCAAAGTTTTCGTCGCTTTATACGCAGCGATAAAGAATGCACCAAATGTGAAATATGGCTTTGGATAAATACAGTCTCATGAACAAATGCCGTCCGTGTGTGTTCACGCCGTGACATTGGCCTGACTACCCTGAGCACTCTGTTGTTTAATCCTCATCTAGGCGGCGTGGGATTTgtgtggttttatttatttttaacagtGCAACAGCTGACGACTCAGAAGATTCAGGCCGTACCTTCTGGCCTGACAAGCTGACATCTGCGGCAGATACGTGAGCTGTAGTTTACTAGCCAATAACAATGGACTTAAACGGTTTGGACAGTAGAATTGAAATTGTGTTGCATTTATAGGCAGGCCTATTCTTAGTCACGCCCCTGTTTTTTAATGCATCAACATATTGCCTATTGTCAAGTGGCCTAGTGTTGTTGATTGAAACGCTACAGTTAGAGAGATAAACTATCTTGCCTTGTGCGTATTTCGTTTCCAAAGGGATAAGGTGTGTTTTCTTCAGCAATTCTTAGAGTGAATCAGTCAGTGAGCTCAGCTCATGTACTTTAACCAAGGCAAGGCAACACATATATTCCATTAGTCTTGAGCATTTCAAACAGTTTTTCATAGACCAGAGACAAAAATATTATAAGAGAATTCTAGAAAGTCATTCATATCTAGAGATATTCTTGATATGATTTCATATTCAAATAGTAGAGGAAAGTGAACAATTTGTACATTTAACTTTTAATCTATCATGCTGGGAAAGGATCCAAGTTATTTAAAAACGTCCTAAATAGTATGAGTATGATTggagattcaaacatgatttagccTTATTTCAAACCAttcgatatacagtgcattccgaaagtgttcagacccattgactttttccacattttgttacgttacagccttattctaaaatggattttatatatatatctcctcaccaacctacacacaataccccataatgacaaagtgaaaaccggattttagaattttttgcaaatgtataaaaaagcaaaaacagaaaccttatttacacaagtattcagaccctttgctatgagactcgaaattgcgctcaggtgcatcttgtttccattgatcatccttgagatgtttctataacttgattggagtccacctgtactaaattcaattgattggacatgatttggaaagtcaacacacctgtctatataaggtcccatagttgacagtgcatgtcagagcataaaccaagccaAGAGTtagaaggaattgttcgtagagctctgagacaggattgtgtcaaggcacagatctggggaagggtaccaaagcatttctgcagcgttgaaggtccccaagaacacagtggtctccatcattcttaaatgaaagaagtttggaaccaccaagactcttcctagggctggctgcccggccaaactgagcaatccggggagaagggcattggtcagggagttgaccaagaacccaatggtcactctgacagagctccggaattgtttgtctgtggagatgggagaaccttccagaaggacaaccatctctgcagcactccaccaatcaggcctttatggtagagtggccagacataagccactcctcagtaaaaggcacatgacagcccgcttggagtttgccaaaagggacctaaatgactctgaccatgaggaacaagattatctggtctgatgaaaccaagattgaactctttggcctgaatgccaagtgtcatgtctggaggaaacctggcaccatccctatggtgaagcaaggtgggggcagcatcatactttggggatgtttttcagaggcagggactgtgagactagtcaggattgagggaaagatgagtgatgtgaagtacagagagatccttgatgaaaacctgctccagagccctcaggacctcagactggggcaaaggttcaccttccaacaggacaactaccaTAAGTTCACAGCCaacacaacgcaggagtgacttcgagacaagtctctgaatgttcttgagtggcccagtcagagcccgcactttaacccaatcgaacatctctggagagatctaaaaatagctgtgcagcgacgctccccatcgaacctgacgtagcttgagaggatatgcagagaaggatgggagaaactccccaaatacaggtgtgccaagtttgtagcgtcatacccaagaagactcaagactgtaatcgctgccaaagatgcttcaacaaagtaatgagtaaagtATCTGAAaacgttttgctttgtcatggggtattgtatggagattgaggggggtggggggggcagtttaatcaattttagaataaggctgtaacataacaaaatgtggaggaagtcaaggggtctaaatactttctgaatacacaGTACAATAGGATATATCACATGGAACAGTATTTCTCACCATTCAAGAAAAGGTACTTTGTAATAATATGTGACAACATGCTCAAACCATAAGGGCAGTTCCACGGAAACGGAATTGCGTTGACTCAGGTTTTTCACTTAATTGGTAAGCccaacaaaaaccattgatttcaaagtttaacaaaccatacaagtcTATGCACAATGAATGAATACTTTTGAaaacaatttacactgaacaatttacaataacacatttacaggaagaaatgtgcagatgcaaagtttggtgacAGAATTTtggttgatttgattgattgattgattgtaggACAGGCTTAATGTACTATTGACCCAGTGCGTCCACTGAATTTGTATTGTAAGTTAACAGAAAAAAAATCATAGATTCACCTTCAAAATATACATATATTGGAGGTCAGACTAACAGCAGACTCATGTTGACTTTGTCACAAAGTTGCTCAAGTCTCTACAAAGTATATTCCTGTTTATGCTTGATATCTTTGTCATTACATGGACCACCAACATGGTTCAGCATTACTGCATTTGACAGGTCCTATTCTGACTACAATACTCCtccataaaaaaataaataataatatatgccatttagctgaCCAAAGTTATCCAATGCGACTTAGGCTGCACTTACACAGACAGGCCAACTAAGATATTTGTTCCACTAATTGgtgttttgaccaatcacatcagatcttttcacatatctttttcagagctgatctgattggtcgaaAGACAAatgagtgagagaaaaaaaatatcagaattgggctgcctgtgtaaatgcagccttagTCATACAACATTTTGTTGTATGAGTGGCCCCAGGAATCAAAGATGAATGCAATTGACTTACCCATTAAGTGCTTCATACTTGGACAAATGTAGGTTTGCTCCTAAATATGGGAACTCTGCAAACTAGAGTAGGATACACTGAAAGATGATGTCATGGAAAACAGTATCAAGGGACTGAATATCTCATGGATCATAATtctgtttgtgggtgtgttaaaACACCTCTTTTGTAGTCACTGTTTGATTAGGAGACAGAAAATGTCTCCCTTCCTCTCAATCTCTCTTCATCGCACTCGCTGTACCACCCCCTTTCTCCCGTCAAGCTTTGACATTGAACCTATCTCTACTGATGACGGTGATTGTTTATCATTGGTTATATGCTGGAGCTTTCCTTGGGGTGGGGCAGAGAGAATAGAGGAAGTCTAGGCCAGTCCTGCTGTGAGCGATGGAGCCAGAGGAAGTTAACACGCTCTTCTTCATCTCTTCCTCACAGATGTTCTCAAACAGCGATGAGGCCGTCATCAATAAGAAGCTGCCCAAGGAGCTGTTGCTACGGTGAGCGAGGGCTTTCCAATGACTGGGCTGTATGCACACACAGAATATGGCATGCCACATGCTCAACACCATCAAACATCTTAACCTGCCCAAAACACAGCCGTTTACACTCTGGTCCACCTGCTCCACACAACACAGCCACTGACAATTAGCGAGGTTACATCGTGACACTTGAGCCATGAGCCACCTTAGAAACGAAGGGTCACTATACCGGGGATTCTAGTGGTTTGGTCAACATCACCGGCCATCTGCCACACTCCCTCATGCGCCCCATCCCACTTGCCCCAAtttcccctccccccccccaatGCTAAAACTAATTAAACACAGATGGTCTGGGCTATAAAACATTCTAATCGATTAAGCAAAAAAAAAGTAAAGCCCCAGAGCAAACAGAAAATGGAGGCCATAACTCAAGCCTGGGTCTCACCAGCAGAACGGTCTGGGATAGAGGTGCTGACGGTTGGGGGTGTGCTGAAGGTGCAGGGGCCACAGACTGAGCTCTGATTTACTAGGGCTTTTGGGTTACGGGCAGGCTTGCCGAGGCCAATTGCAACATACTCACCCTACATCACACTGGGCTGCAGAGTGTAATGTGTTACATATGAATCCATCACACATGCATACCTATTCTCGAAGGGCATAGgcagtattcacactccttgacttcttccacattttgtgttacaacctgaatttaaaaatgGGTAACATTTAGatgttttttgtcactggcctacacacaatacccaataataagTTCAGTAGTAAAAATGTCTTAACGAGTGAcacgttgcatggactctgtgtgcaataatagtttttaacatgatttttgaatgactacctcatctctgtaccccacacatacaattatctgtaaggtccctcagtcgagcagtgaatttcaaacacaaattcaaccacaaataccagagaggttttccaatgccttgcaaagaaggctacctattggtagatgggtaaagaattttaaaaagcaggcattgaatatccctttgagaatggtgaagttattaattacactttggatgttgtatcaattcacccagtcactacaaagatacaggtgaccttcctaactcagttgcaagagaggaaggaaactgctcaggaatttcaccatgaggccggtggtgactttaaaacagttacagggtttaatggctgtgataggggaACTGCggatggatcaacagcattgtagttactAACCTATTTTATAGTGAAAAGAAAGCctctacagaatacaaatatttgaaaacatgcatcatgtttgcaacaaggcactaaagtaataatgcaaaaaatgtggcaaatcaattcactttttgtccagaATACAAAGTGCTATTTTTGGGGTCAATAtgttactgagtaccactttacatattttcaagcatagtggtgactgcatcatgttatgggtatgcttgtaatcgttaaggtctggggagtttctcaGAATAAAAAATTAACGGAATGGAGTtacgcacaggcaaaatcctagatgaactcacctttctgcaggacaataacctaaaacacaaggccaaatctacactagagttgcttaccaaaaagacagtttgacttaaatctacttgaaaatctatggcaagacctgaagatTCACAGCTGCAATTGCTgtaaaaggtgcttctacaaagtattgacttaagggtgtgaatacttatgtaaatgagataattTAATAAATGTTGAATTCTCTCTGAAAcacaacaatgtggaaaaagtcaaggggtatgaatactttctgaaggtactggtacactacatacatacatacagtaccagtcaaaagtttggacacacctactcattccagggtttttctttatttttactattttctacattgtagaataattgtgaagacatcaaaacgttgaaataacacatatggaatcatgtagtatccaaacatgtgttaaaacaaatctaaatatattttatatttgagattcttcaaagtaaccactccttcaagaccgttggaaaagcattccaggtgaagctgattgagagaatgccaagagtgtgcaaagttgtcaaggcaaagggtggctattggcTATGGAATACAAATGtgttggttattacatgattccatgtgttatttcatagttttgatgtcttcactattctacaatgtagaaaatagtaaaattagtcaactttgaatgagtaggtgtgtccaaacttttggtgTGTGTAACCAATACAAATACCTTCAGTTAATTTGTAAAATTCTGAATATCTTTTCATCTACACAATTtatcaatactttctgaatactgtgtgtgtatgtatgtacgtgtgtATGCACTTAAACAATTGCTGGGAGGAACCAGAAAGATCAGTTAGGCTATTGGAATtattgcatacatacatacatacatacatacataggtaCATAGGTACATACACAGTGCTTCCCACtgttgtcaagttggttggatgtcctttgggtggtggaccattgttgatacacacaaactgttgactgtgaaaaacccagcagcgttgcagatctcgacacaaaccggtgctcctggcacctactgccatactccgttcaaaggcaccttttttgtcttgcccatacaccctctgaatggcacacattctattctcaattgtctcaaggattaaaaatcattctttaacctgtctcctccacttcatctacactgatttgaagtggatttaacgagTGACAAAtgagggatcatatctttcacctggattcacatggtcagtctgtcatggaaagaggtgtttttaacgttgtgtgtgtgtgtgtgtgtgtaatgccccACCACACAATCTCTCTCTGCAAAAGTAAACATTTATATAGCCTTCAAACACAATAACCATACTAGAGTTAACATAAATTCACCCACACAAGAACACAATCAAGTGTCATATGCTCATCAAACATAAAGTGGCATACGTAGCAGAGTTCTATGTAATTAAAGGGTAGAACCGGGATTCTTGGTAGAGCCTTGTATACATAGAGGGCTCTGGTTCTGATTCTGGGTACCAGGGGTTCTGAACCATCCCTGTCTGTGTTCCAGAATCTTCTCCTTTCTGGATGTGGTGACACTCTGTCGCTGTGCCCAGGTCTCACGGGTGAGTTTGTGTTTCTGAAGTGTGTGTTTGGTTCAGTGTGAGAGTGTATGTAATTGTGTGTTGGACAGAATAGTGAAACCAGTGAAGTTGACCTtgtgcccctctctccctcagtcgtGGAATGTGCTCGCCCTGGACGGCAGTAATTGGCAGAGGATTGACCTTTTCGACTTTCAGAGAGATATTGAGGTCAGGAAGTCTCGCATAAACCTTCTTTTtcctcacctcttctctctcctatcctctccatctcctcctcaccTGCCATTGATTTATCAATTGTCTTTGTCTGTCTTGCTGTCTTTTATGGAAACAAAGTGGACATTCATGGCTTTGACCTTATAAACACAAACAACATTGACTTTAAACCCACATACCGTGATTATCGAAGATTGAATTCAGGACCTTAGCAGTTGGTTGTCTACCAAAGGAAAGTTTGAATTGACTACTATTGATGTTGTGCGTTCACCACAATCAATGCCATGTACTGTATGTCACTCTATTGACCTTGTCACTGTATGGATGACCCCAGATGACCATGTTAAAGGCATTTGAAGGGTATGACTGATGTATTCACACGTGACCAGTTTAGTACATTGCCATAATCAACGATGAATGAATGACCTGAACGCCAGGTCAAGTATGATCATGTCTGCCAGACTTGAGTGCAATATTAAGACAGACACTCAACAGGCTCTGTGAAATTGGTTCAAGTTAAGCAGTCAGTGTTTACAAAGATGGTTGAGTTTTGCCTGAACAGGCAGACTCCTGCCCTATGCTCCTGCTACATGTATTCTTGCATGTATGTGAAAGTGAAGATGATCTGGGGATGAATCTATGTTTTATGAGAGGTTTGTGTCCGTGTGTTGCAGGGGCGAGTGGTGGAGAACATCTCGAAACGATGTGGGGGATTCCTGAGGAAGTTGAGTCTGAGGGGCTGTCTGGGGGTGGGGGACAGCGCTCTGAGGTGAGGACTGACTGGGAATCTGGCCTAGACTGGGCACTCTTGGCACTGAGGAGGGTGAGGGGAGGAGATTTATGTGGGAGCTGGAGGGCAAGTACACACACTCCAGTGCAAATATGTCTGTTcctgtttgtttttcaacagaacctTCTCCCAGAACTGCAGGAATATTGAGCTGCTTAGTTTGAATGGCTGCACCAAGATTACTGATAGGTATTTACAGACATTTATGCCTTATTTTGTTTTGTCTAGTATAATTATGTTTTGCTAATGTACTAAAgtgttatattattatacatgtaagcctcttgtctctttctctcccatgcAGCACATGTAATAGCCTCAGTAAGTTCTGTCCCAAGCTCAAACACTTGGACCTCGCCTCCTGTACCTCAATCACCAACCTGTCACTCAAAGCACTCAGGTGAggggtctctctttctcccactcatACTGTCAGCATTCCTGGAAAAACCTTGTCACTCACCTTTTGGTGATTTGATCGTAGTCATCCCTCTTCATGCTCCGTGACAGTTTGCTGACTCTAGGACTAATATAAGCCATTCAAAATATCCTGGGACTTTTTTGAGATGCAAGGTTTTTCCGGGACTCTGacaatactcacacacacaccggggAGTCTCCTCAGCAGGAGCAGATGGTTGCATTTGTTGTACAAGTGTAGGGTGAACAGGTAATTCAGGGGATGTGCATAAATATAGGACACGTTGTTGTTTTGCCTGCTTTTTATCTAATATCTGTCTCGTGGTCTGACCCATTTCTTCCCCTGCAGTGAGGGCTGTCCTCTGTTAGAGCAGCTTAACATCTCGTGGTGTGACCAGGTGACTAAGGATGGCATCCAGGCCTTGGTACGATGCTGTCCCGGACTCAAAGGCCTTTTCCTCAAGGGCTGCACACAGGTAGGGCCAGGGCAAGGCAACAAAAGGGTCAGCTAGAGATGGGACCATTTTTAAAAAGCATAAGGTCGCTATCTCAGTCTAAGCAAGGTGCATGAACGGAAGAACAGACTGGATATGTGAGAGGTAGTCAGACACCCTTGGAGGTGAAATGAACAAACGGATCGCGTATGATTAGTATTGTAGCCAGGAGGATGAGGCGTTAAGATATAGGTAGACTGAAGGGCTGACTGAGGGGAGAGGGGCTTAGCTAGTCTAGATATGAGACCAGGGCTAAGGTTTCTATTGCAAACAGTGTGATGGGGATGTTAGATCCAAACAGCAGGTAGGATATTTAGTTGCAGAAgggggttagctagctagctcattggTGGGGTTACCTTGGGGCACTGCTAATGGGATTTCAAATgacacctctctcgctctctctctctcgcttctttcCATCTCCACCAATTAACTAGTTGGAGGATGAAGCACTGAAGCACATTGGTGCACACTGTCCAGAGCTGGTCACTCTCAACTTACAGACGTGTTCGGTAAGCAAGCACCTCTTTCAGTGTTTAGGTCACATAACGGCAAAACCTGCTGGTCTCACAGATCCAAAATAAAGTGTCTCGCTTGATATTTCAGCACCCATCATGTTTGGGGCTGAATGCTTTGTTGTGATGGGTTGGGAGATTGTAACTCCTGATTAGGTTTGTCATTGAGAAATGATGAATCTCTAATAGCTGTTGTGGCCATCCATATGGAAGGTAAATGAGTCATGTCCTGCCTCTCCtctgctgtttttatttttttggtggACTGAGGGGAGTTTCTTGTGTACAAGGCTGCTCAGTCAGTCTGCATCCTGCCCTGCAGTAGAGGGACTGGTGTGGACTGAGGCCTGCCCTGCCATGTAACCTACATAACCAATAGCGTGTGAAATCCACCCAGACAACACATTTGTTTCTCTGGCATCCTCTTTATCTGTGTCTCCAAATTGCCTTCCTGTTATGTCTACACCCCAAatgcctctttctccctccctccctccctctttccttccttgTCTCCTTCTCAATGTCTCCCATCTTTCAGCAGCTTCCTCATCTTTTGCCAGAATCGCCTCTTTTTcatcctctgacctctctctctttttacacCTGTGCTTTCTTTGTGTGGCTCCCCCTCGCAACTTTCTGCAATCTTGCAAGATCAGAACTATAGAGGGAAAAGAGATGAAAATATATCACAAAAAACAAGATATGATTCTCATTCCCCGTTCCGAGGTGGATATTCATAGCCTACGGCATTAGTTATGGTAATATTATGTTCATTTTGTTAATGGCGTTATAGCTGTTTGATGCCGTGGAAGTTCTGCTAGTGACCCCCGTGCCTGCTTCCTTCTGAGCAGCAGATCACAGATGAAGGTCTCATTACTATATGCCGGGGCTGTCACCATCTGCAGTCGCTGTGTGTCTCAGGTTGTGCCAACATCACAGACGCCATCCTCCACGCCTTGGGACTGAACTGCCCGCGCCTCAGGTTGGTACTCCCTCTGCTCCTAGTCCACCTCCTCACCTCCGACCCCTGCTCCAACCCCTCCACACTGGTCTCAGGTGTCCCCCACCAAGCCCGCCTCATCCAACCCACATCCACGCTACCCCCCCACCCATCCCTGCTTCTAACCCCTGTTCACTCCAAATACCACAAGAAACTCCATACAACCCTTCATACATTAAGACTCAAATACACCCCGCTCTCCTTTCTGGTTAGTGCCCAAGTTAACCCACCTTGTATTTCCTCAGACACGTCAATACATAGCAGTTCCCCCGACCATAACAACAGTATGTCCTGTCTCCTTTCAGAATATTAGAGGTGGCTCGCTGCTCTCAGCTCACAGATGTGGGCTTCACTACACTAGCAAGGGTGAGTGTGGAAACtgacacaggtcacacacacacacctctgacatacaataccattcaaaagtttgaggttacttagaaatgtccttgtttttgataaaagcaaaacattttttgtccattaaaataacatcaaattgatcagaaatacagtgtagacatagttaatgttgtaaatgactattgtagctggaaacggctggtttttaatggaatatctacataggcgtacagaggcccattatcagcaaacatcactcctgtgttccaatggcacgttgtgttagctaatccaagtttatcattttaaaaggctaattgatcattagagaacccttttgcagttatgttagcacagcagaaaactgttgtactgattaaagaagcaataaaactggcctttagactagttgagtatctggagcgtcagaatttctcgcatggaatagccttcatttctcagaacaagaatagactgacgagtttcagaagttctttgtttctggccattttgagcttgtaatcgaaaccacaaatgctgacactgcagatactcaactagtctaaagaaggccagttgtattgcttttttaatcagaacaacagttttcagctgtgctaacataattgcaaaagggttttctaatgatcaattagccttttaaaattataaacttggattagctaacacaacgtgccattggaacacaggagtgatggttgctgataatgggcctatgtagatattccattaaaaatcagccatttccagctacaatagtcgtttacaacattaacaatgtctacactgtatttctga
Above is a window of Salmo salar chromosome ssa03, Ssal_v3.1, whole genome shotgun sequence DNA encoding:
- the LOC106601006 gene encoding F-box/LRR-repeat protein 20, which translates into the protein MGKEVNGVSRSRFEMFSNSDEAVINKKLPKELLLRIFSFLDVVTLCRCAQVSRSWNVLALDGSNWQRIDLFDFQRDIEGRVVENISKRCGGFLRKLSLRGCLGVGDSALRTFSQNCRNIELLSLNGCTKITDSTCNSLSKFCPKLKHLDLASCTSITNLSLKALSEGCPLLEQLNISWCDQVTKDGIQALVRCCPGLKGLFLKGCTQLEDEALKHIGAHCPELVTLNLQTCSQITDEGLITICRGCHHLQSLCVSGCANITDAILHALGLNCPRLRILEVARCSQLTDVGFTTLARNCHELEKMDLEECVQITDGTLIQLSIHCPRLQVLSLSHCELITDDGIRHLGSGPCAHDRLEVIELDNCPLITDASLEHLKTCHSLDRIELYDCQQITRAGIKRLRTHLPNIKVHAYFAPVTPPPSVGGSRQRFCRCCILL